From Butyricimonas paravirosa, one genomic window encodes:
- a CDS encoding DUF4099 domain-containing protein gives MKENKNNTPFKAEDVNWEELAAIGILKDELEMAGELDTLLRGERTNVIALSLVLLGVDVVMDATLQLVRKNDTPLLEINGIRPIGQ, from the coding sequence ATGAAAGAAAACAAGAACAACACGCCTTTCAAGGCGGAAGACGTGAACTGGGAAGAGCTCGCCGCCATCGGCATCCTGAAGGACGAACTGGAAATGGCGGGGGAACTTGACACCCTCCTCAGAGGCGAGAGAACGAACGTGATAGCCCTCAGCCTGGTATTGCTCGGTGTGGATGTCGTTATGGACGCCACCCTTCAGCTGGTGCGGAAGAACGACACCCCGTTACTGGAAATCAACGGTATCAGACCCATCGGACAATAG